Proteins from a genomic interval of Bacteroidota bacterium:
- a CDS encoding DUF1015 family protein has protein sequence MAILHPFRALRPVPAKASEVACVPYDVINTKEARQLAAGKPLSFLHVIRPEIDLDAGVDIHADAVYAKGAANLTAYRNSHHAIQEARPALYVYRLIMDGRSQTGVYGCVAVSDYDSNVILKHEKTRPDKEADRTKHIVTQQAHAEPVMVTFRDHGAVQEIIEETQASEPLYNFKAPDGVQHTIWRVAETDELVDAFDELEELYIADGHHRCKAASLAADTLAEGNRVGAERNFFPAVLFPMSEMAILAYNRIVYKLPKGPAAFLDAVRDSLGLTETATPVPAAPGTICLYVDEKWYSTSLPETKRGSVADTLDVARLGEHLLEPLLDIHDPRTDPNMYFVGGIRGTDELERLVDGGEAALAISMYPTSIEELLDVSDAGLLMPPKSTWFEPKLRSGLLVHLMD, from the coding sequence ATGGCGATCTTACATCCCTTTCGCGCCCTTCGGCCCGTGCCTGCAAAGGCATCGGAGGTAGCGTGTGTACCTTATGATGTCATCAATACCAAAGAAGCCCGGCAACTTGCTGCCGGCAAACCCCTCAGCTTTCTCCATGTGATCCGCCCTGAAATTGATCTGGATGCCGGCGTTGATATCCATGCTGATGCTGTATACGCAAAAGGGGCTGCCAATCTAACAGCCTACCGCAATAGCCATCATGCCATCCAGGAGGCCCGGCCGGCGCTCTATGTTTACAGGCTGATTATGGATGGCCGCTCCCAAACGGGCGTCTACGGGTGTGTGGCAGTGTCGGATTATGATAGCAATGTCATCCTGAAGCATGAAAAGACGCGGCCGGACAAAGAGGCTGATCGTACTAAACATATTGTTACCCAGCAGGCCCATGCAGAGCCCGTGATGGTCACTTTCCGTGATCATGGTGCGGTACAGGAAATTATTGAGGAGACCCAGGCCAGCGAACCCCTATATAATTTCAAAGCGCCAGATGGCGTACAGCATACCATTTGGCGGGTTGCTGAGACAGACGAATTAGTGGATGCCTTCGACGAGCTGGAAGAGCTTTATATTGCCGACGGCCACCACCGATGCAAAGCTGCCAGCCTGGCTGCTGATACATTGGCTGAAGGTAACAGGGTAGGGGCTGAGCGTAATTTCTTTCCAGCCGTACTCTTCCCGATGAGTGAGATGGCGATCCTTGCGTATAACCGCATTGTATACAAGTTGCCCAAAGGACCAGCGGCTTTCCTTGATGCTGTGCGTGATTCCCTGGGCCTTACTGAGACAGCAACGCCAGTACCGGCTGCTCCCGGGACAATATGCCTCTATGTTGACGAGAAATGGTACAGCACATCGCTGCCCGAAACGAAAAGAGGCAGCGTCGCTGATACCCTTGATGTGGCACGGCTGGGTGAGCACTTGCTGGAGCCGCTCCTCGATATTCACGACCCGCGGACAGATCCTAATATGTACTTCGTCGGCGGCATTCGTGGAACCGACGAACTGGAGCGGTTGGTTGATGGAGGCGAAGCTGCCCTGGCCATCTCCATGTACCCGACAAGCATTGAGG